A genomic segment from Methanolobus zinderi encodes:
- a CDS encoding class I SAM-dependent methyltransferase: MQEDSCANREIIQKQQEHWEKIFSGNPSKFGEKASQPAMWAADIFKKEGKTKILELGAGQGRDTLFFAKEDFEVCALDYCKAGVLDIKQKAAENQLSDRIKALQHDVRKPLPFNDNTFDACYSHMLYCMPLTTSELEFVSNEIRRVLKPEGLNIFTTRHTDDPQYRTGIHRCEDMWEIQGGFIVHFLSREKITRLSKGYEIIEIKEFEEGILPKKLFMVISRKKNK; encoded by the coding sequence ATGCAGGAAGATTCATGTGCAAACCGGGAAATCATTCAAAAACAGCAGGAACACTGGGAAAAGATATTTTCTGGCAATCCTTCGAAGTTCGGAGAAAAAGCAAGCCAACCGGCTATGTGGGCGGCTGATATCTTCAAGAAGGAGGGAAAAACAAAAATCCTTGAACTCGGAGCCGGGCAGGGAAGAGATACATTGTTTTTTGCAAAGGAGGATTTTGAGGTCTGTGCCCTTGATTACTGTAAAGCAGGTGTTCTGGATATAAAGCAAAAGGCCGCTGAGAACCAACTATCCGATAGGATAAAGGCTCTCCAGCATGATGTCAGAAAGCCGCTTCCTTTTAACGATAATACTTTCGATGCATGTTATTCTCATATGCTCTACTGTATGCCGCTCACAACTTCCGAGCTTGAGTTTGTTTCAAATGAGATCAGACGGGTGCTCAAACCCGAAGGGTTGAACATATTCACGACAAGACACACCGATGATCCACAGTATCGAACGGGGATTCATAGATGCGAGGATATGTGGGAAATACAGGGTGGCTTTATCGTACATTTCCTGAGCAGGGAAAAGATTACCAGACTTTCCAAAGGATATGAAATTATTGAAATAAAGGAATTTGAAGAAGGAATTCTGCCAAAAAAGCTATTCATGGTAATTTCGAGAAAGAAGAATAAGTAA
- a CDS encoding formylglycine-generating enzyme family protein, protein MDETGYSDVYTNSIGMQFIRVPAGEFEMGSVEKEINWFRNEDPPHKVSIMKEFYLGKFPVTQKQWLEIMDRNPSKFTGEDNPVDRISWNDAQEFIKKLNEREETKTYRLPSEAEWEYACRAGTTTKYSFGDSESELDDHAFYGNQDIGSHPVGIKKPNPWGLYDMYGNVWEWMQDVYHDSYESAPADGSAREDNNGKIMRVVRGGSWQTSAVGCRSASRYFLPQLARRKSSRVGLRLVREI, encoded by the coding sequence ATGGACGAGACCGGATATTCAGATGTTTATACAAACTCAATAGGTATGCAATTCATAAGGGTTCCTGCCGGTGAGTTTGAGATGGGATCGGTTGAAAAGGAAATAAACTGGTTCAGGAACGAAGATCCCCCTCATAAAGTAAGCATAATGAAAGAATTCTACCTCGGTAAATTCCCGGTAACACAAAAGCAATGGCTTGAAATTATGGACCGAAATCCATCCAAGTTTACCGGAGAAGATAATCCCGTTGACAGGATCTCATGGAATGATGCACAGGAATTCATTAAAAAGCTGAACGAAAGGGAAGAAACGAAAACATACCGACTGCCCTCTGAAGCCGAGTGGGAGTATGCATGCAGGGCCGGAACCACTACAAAGTATTCTTTCGGTGACAGTGAATCTGAGCTTGATGATCATGCGTTTTATGGAAATCAGGATATAGGCTCCCATCCGGTGGGAATTAAGAAGCCAAATCCGTGGGGGTTATACGATATGTACGGGAATGTATGGGAATGGATGCAGGATGTATACCATGACAGCTATGAAAGTGCTCCTGCAGATGGTAGTGCCCGGGAAGATAATAATGGAAAAATCATGAGAGTAGTCCGCGGAGGAAGCTGGCAGACGTCTGCTGTGGGATGTCGGTCTGCAAGCCGCTACTTCCTGCCTCAGCTTGCCAGACGTAAAAGCAGCCGTGTCGGTCTGCGTCTTGTTAGGGAAATATGA
- a CDS encoding GAF domain-containing protein translates to MTEQAHPQISMESIINNSPIIVISRKVEKDFPVKYVSNNIWQFGYTPEDFYSGEVTYPDLIHPEDRKVVLKSFKYLNKQLSEFVQEYRIMTRFGEIRYIEDRVRIKTYDDKSVYLEGTILDITERKHHEMITDQRNSNDGKPLTEISLGDVLGLLVTNAERVRPGLTCAVMLLDRKKQHICRVIAPNLPSSYKEAMEGLEIGYGVCSGGTALYMGERIIVDNIEEHPYWALYRDVAKKAGIKASWAELITASTGEILGVFIMYFDFPNKPKKACYEYLKANADLAAIEIEHRIVNETFRESEHKFKTIFNNINDQIYVSELNGNLIDVNQVVVDNLGYSKEFIIKSSPLDIVPSWYVQRASELIKVIEKDNKAMYEAAAIRKDGSIIPLEINARMINYNGKKTILSVGRDITERKKAEKAKQLNESRLEALIKLNEMTTASLDEIAEFVKEEAVRLTESKLGYLAFMNADETDLIMHSWSNSAMTECGISDKQFIYPVETTGLWGEAVKQRKAIITNDYSAPSPWKKGYPEGHVKLTRHMNVPIFDGDHIVAVVGVGNKEEEYDETDVRQLTLLMQGMWKIIQSKQLIGSLSKYSEELSKANNKLRSVNMMKEEFLEDSLKKGHDVLHDYDVLDDETLNLLDDSQKEAISSLLMNSERLKLLIDAILYSNKQQSGRMEYSFAPLSIGSVLSDVLLNQILLIDEKELELERDIPTGLPPVKGDKEKLEETFLYLIHNAVTVTPKGNCIGVEVSDEGDNIHISIKDTGKGIEKNLIPRLFYKMYQVDDTISRMYQGLESSLYICKDTVVAHEGDIWIESEVGKGSTFHVTLPKWTDSQN, encoded by the coding sequence ATGACTGAACAAGCACACCCACAGATCAGCATGGAATCAATAATCAATAATAGTCCTATTATTGTCATTTCAAGGAAGGTCGAAAAAGATTTTCCTGTTAAGTACGTGTCCAACAATATATGGCAATTCGGATATACGCCCGAGGATTTCTATTCAGGGGAAGTTACATACCCTGATCTGATACATCCTGAAGACCGGAAGGTTGTTCTGAAATCCTTCAAGTACCTGAACAAACAACTCAGCGAATTTGTCCAGGAATACAGGATTATGACCCGTTTCGGAGAGATACGCTATATTGAGGACAGGGTACGTATAAAGACATACGATGACAAAAGCGTATATCTTGAAGGCACCATTCTGGATATAACCGAACGCAAACATCATGAGATGATAACAGACCAGCGCAATTCCAATGACGGAAAACCGCTTACCGAGATCTCCCTCGGGGATGTTCTGGGACTTCTCGTAACTAATGCTGAAAGGGTCCGCCCGGGTCTGACATGTGCTGTTATGCTACTTGATAGAAAGAAGCAACATATCTGTCGGGTTATAGCACCAAACCTTCCTTCATCCTACAAAGAGGCAATGGAAGGTCTTGAAATTGGCTATGGGGTCTGCTCCGGTGGTACTGCCCTGTATATGGGAGAAAGGATAATAGTAGATAACATAGAGGAGCATCCCTACTGGGCACTGTACAGGGATGTTGCAAAGAAGGCAGGTATCAAAGCCAGCTGGGCCGAGCTTATAACGGCTTCAACAGGCGAGATACTCGGTGTCTTTATAATGTACTTCGATTTTCCGAACAAACCTAAAAAGGCATGCTATGAGTATCTCAAAGCAAACGCGGACCTGGCAGCCATTGAGATTGAACACAGGATAGTCAATGAAACGTTCAGGGAATCCGAACATAAGTTCAAAACGATATTCAACAATATAAATGACCAGATCTATGTCAGCGAGCTTAACGGAAATCTCATAGATGTCAATCAGGTTGTTGTGGATAACCTTGGATACTCAAAGGAGTTCATAATTAAATCGTCACCATTGGACATTGTACCTTCCTGGTATGTACAGCGTGCCAGTGAACTGATCAAAGTGATCGAGAAAGACAATAAGGCAATGTACGAAGCCGCAGCGATCCGTAAAGACGGGTCGATAATACCCCTTGAGATCAATGCCCGGATGATCAACTACAATGGGAAAAAGACTATCCTGTCAGTGGGACGTGACATCACCGAGCGTAAAAAAGCTGAAAAAGCAAAGCAATTGAATGAATCCCGTCTTGAGGCGCTTATAAAGCTCAATGAAATGACAACGGCTTCCCTTGATGAGATAGCTGAGTTTGTTAAGGAAGAGGCTGTCAGACTTACCGAAAGCAAACTGGGATATCTTGCGTTCATGAACGCTGACGAGACAGACCTTATCATGCATTCATGGTCAAACTCCGCTATGACCGAATGTGGCATCAGCGACAAACAGTTCATCTACCCTGTTGAGACCACCGGTCTCTGGGGAGAAGCTGTAAAGCAGAGAAAAGCAATTATAACCAACGATTATTCTGCTCCAAGTCCCTGGAAAAAGGGTTATCCTGAAGGACATGTGAAACTGACAAGACACATGAACGTGCCTATTTTCGACGGAGATCATATAGTAGCTGTTGTGGGTGTCGGAAACAAAGAAGAAGAGTACGATGAAACGGATGTACGTCAGCTAACTCTTCTTATGCAGGGTATGTGGAAGATCATCCAGAGTAAGCAACTGATAGGCTCACTAAGCAAATATTCCGAGGAGTTATCAAAGGCCAACAATAAACTCAGATCAGTCAACATGATGAAAGAGGAATTCCTTGAAGACAGTCTGAAAAAGGGTCACGACGTCCTGCATGATTATGATGTGCTTGATGATGAAACACTTAACCTTCTGGATGATTCGCAAAAGGAAGCGATTTCCAGTTTACTGATGAACTCGGAGAGATTAAAGCTTCTCATAGATGCCATCCTGTACAGCAACAAGCAGCAATCAGGCAGAATGGAATATTCCTTTGCACCTCTGAGCATAGGAAGTGTACTCTCGGACGTGCTGCTCAACCAGATCCTGCTGATAGATGAAAAGGAACTGGAGCTGGAAAGGGATATCCCGACCGGTCTTCCTCCTGTAAAGGGAGATAAGGAAAAACTGGAAGAGACGTTCCTTTATCTTATCCATAACGCTGTCACGGTTACACCCAAAGGTAATTGCATTGGTGTTGAAGTGTCCGATGAAGGCGACAATATACACATCAGTATAAAGGATACCGGTAAGGGCATAGAGAAAAATCTCATACCACGCTTGTTCTACAAGATGTATCAGGTGGACGACACCATATCAAGGATGTACCAGGGACTTGAGTCAAGTCTCTATATATGTAAGGATACTGTGGTTGCTCATGAGGGAGATATCTGGATCGAAAGTGAAGTCGGGAAGGGAAGCACTTTCCATGTGACACTTCCGAAATGGACAGATTCCCAAAACTGA